The genomic region GGAATGAGAGCCAAAGTGTGAGCAGCGATCCGGAAAATCCAATAAACCTCTAATAGattaagttttgttttaattcCTGCAGTAAAtctactttttatttcactcttcTACTGCCCTTTTTCTCCTTAAAGCGCTCCCGATCTATAAAAACAATTCTCTTGTTGAAGTTATTTGaaggactgctgctgctgctgtgaccgCCCCTCCCCGTGGACAAAAAGATGGACCCCCTCACCCTGCGCGTCCTCCAGACTCTTCTGGTCCTTGTGATCCTGCCCCGGGCTGCCCCTGCTCCCTGCCCCCGGTCCTGCTCCTGCCCTCAGCCCACAGAGGTCCACTGCACCTTCCGCTCCCTCCTCGCCATCCCTGCTGCTGTACCCAGACAAGTGGAGCGCATGAACCTGGGGTCAGTGCATCCCCTGACAGAGACTTTAGATactttaataataattcaatgagttattaataattaatgaGGATGAAATGTTGTGACGTTTTGGTTTCAGGTTCAACAGCATCACTAAGATCTCAGAGAAGTCTCTGTCAGGTCTGAGGAAGTTGGAGCTGCTGATGGTTCACGGGAATGACATCCACAATGTGCCTGATGGTGCGTTCAGGGACCTCTCTTCTCTTCAGGTAAAATCAAAGTTAAAGTGTTTCCTGTGTGGATGATTGTTTTCAGAGTCCTGAAGTGGTGCAGCAGAGTCTCAATAAGACCTCCATTAATTCtagtgaccagcagggggcgatgTTTAAAGAAGTTAATGAATGCTGATGTTTTTCCTCTCATTGGTTAAAGATGTTGAAGATGAGCTACAACAAGCTCACAGAGATCAACAGACACACTCTTCAGGGTCTCTGGTCCTTGGCGAGGCTCCACCTAGACCACAACCGGCTGGAGTTCATCCACCCGGACTCCTTCCAGGGCCTCACCTCGCTGCGGCTAGTGCAGCTGGAGGGGAACcgccttcagcagcttcaccCGGCCACCTTCTCCACCTTCACTCTGATGGGACACTTCCACATCTCCACGCTGAGACACCTGTACCTATCGGACAACCAGCTGACCTCTCTGCCCTCCAGGCTGGTTGCCACCATGCCTCAGCTGGAGAACCTGTACCTCCATGGGAACCCGTGGACCTGCGACTGCAACATGAAGTGGTTCCAGGATTGGTTCAAAACCTCATCAGGTTAGATAATCCTTCAGAGCTACAGTTGCATGAACTCAGGGCACCCCTGCAGGTTTTTCTCAGTATGAAAATAAGGGGTACAAATGTTCGTGTCTAGCGTTGTTGACTCTCTGTGGCGTGCTGTGGTTTCTCCTCCAGGTGTCCTGAAGTGTAAGAAGGACAGAGCTCTCCCCGGAGGCCAGCTCTGCCCCATGTGCTCCTCTCCCAGACACCATCAAAAGAAAGAGCTGCAGGCTGTGGAGAACCTGGTCTGCAGGAGCCCCATCATCACCTCCCCTCACAGGACTTCTGCTCCAGATGAGGTCCAGACTGAGGTCATGACCATGGAGGACTTCAGGGAACCTTTTGGAAACATCTCCATGGGTCTCTCGGATGAACACGGGAACGAGGTGGATCTGGAGTGTAGCATTAGCGAGCCCAGAGAGCTCACCAGGATGGACTGGGAGCAGGTGGACCAGCTCCACCTGGTCTCCAACATCTCCTTCTCTGTGGACCTGGAGTGCTCTGTTAGCAGAGAGAAGTATGAGCGGCTGTGGAGGCTGATCGCGTACTACAGCAGCGTCCCGGCTCACCTACAGAGAGGCCTCCTGCTCAGGAAAGACCCTCATCCCACATACGtgtacagacaggactcagagaAGGATGCTCAGTACTACACAGGAGTCAAAGTGAACATGATGACGCAGCCCGACTGGCTGATGCAGAAATCTGCAGACCTGCAGCTGAACAGACTCCAGTCCTCAGCCACAGTCGTGAAGCTGATCCTGAGCTCTCACGTCTCTGAGGATGTGGAGGCGGAGATGGTGcggaggcagaggaggaccTGGGTGATGATCCAGTCCACCAACACGACTCGTAACGTGATGAGTGCGATCCTGGGGAGGCCGACTCAAATGGACTGTGACGTGCAGAGTTCTGGGCGAGCGGTCATCATCTGGATGCTCCCAGACGGCTCCAAGCTGGAGGCTCTTCACAGCGGTCCAGACAGCAGAGTGTCTGTGACCAGTGAAggtcagctggtctttaaaacCGTCAGCCACTCTGACGCTGGAGCTTACTACTGCATCGCCAAGGTGCACGGAGACCTCGCCGCCTCGCCTTTCTACCTCACGGTGCAGGAGTCCTCTCAGTCTCCTCCAGGAGACGACACCTCTGTCTCATCCGTGGAGGGGTTCGCAGGGAGCTCCTTCTCTCTGCCGTGCACAGCATCTGGTTCTCCTGATGCTGAAGTTCACTGGATTCTACCGAGCAGCAACATCGTTAGCTTCAGAGCTAACTCCTCCAGAGCGTCTGTCTATCCCAACGGCACGCTGCACATCTCACAGAGTCAGATCTCAGACAGCGGCTCTTATAAATGTGTGGCTTTAAATCAGCACGGGGTGGACACGCAGGCTATGAAAGTCACTGTCAACAGGAGGCAGGGGTTAGTGAGACCTCTGAGGAAGTTTCCTGCAAGACCTCAGTCAGCTTCAGGGGTAAACACTCAGATCAAAGTCCCCACAGAGGACCTGGAGGGATCAGGGGACTCGGCAGGGGCTCAGGTGGAGGCTTCAAAAAGCCCGTCAGatgctgtgaggaggaggatcccAGGAGGCGTGATTCCAGGCAGGAGGGGCGTGCATCCTTCTAGGAAGGTCTGGAGGAGGCCGACAGTGCAGCGGACACCAGCAGGAGCACGAGATGAAGACAGGAAGAACATCATCGAGAGCAGGAGGAAGACAAATGTGTCAAAGAGTAAGATAGATCCGGAGAAGTGGGCAGACATATTGGCGAAAATCAGAGACAGAAACGCTCAGAACGCTGCGACGCCAACGCCAGAGAGGACAGTGACAGAGGGAGGGACGACAACGCCAGAGAGGACGGTGACAGAGGAAGAGACAACGCCAGAGAGGACGTTGACAGAGGAGGGGATGACGaacgaggaggaggatggtTTGGAGGGATCGGCTGAAGGtttacaggaggaggaggggcaggATGTcttcacaacaacacacactccaAACATGCAGACTAATGAAGACGCTGCAGAGGACACACACGTGACGCCTGACAGCTCCACTCCACATGACAGGACTTCAAACAGCTGGCTCACAATTCAAGCTGCAGCAGAGCCCCACACAACCCAGACTACATATAATGTTCAACATACAGCCAGAGAGACAAACACTGATATGCACACCACTTCAAACAGTGTGTTGTTCCTCCCACACACCACATCTGTTCCCCTGCATGCTGTCACTGTCTGGCAGGCGAGCCTGAGCCGTACACTCTCTGTACACGAGAAGCTGAGCACAAAGACAGATGTGGACGGAGACACAACAGCTGATCCGTCCAAGGCATCGGAGGAGAGAGGGGACGAGCTGAGCGTCAGTGCCAGCGCCGATAATGACAGAGAGGACTCTTTAAGGGGAAGTGAAGTCATCTCCTCGGTCAACCCGGGCGAGTCAGAGCCAAGCCGAGAGGAAAACGCATGGACATTGCGGCCCCTCGCTCCGCCACATAATGATCTGAGTCCTCAAGCAATGCTCACAACAGCCTCTCCAACAACAACGCTCACACCTCCGTCTGCACGCAGGAGGGGGTCCAAAGGTCAGGCGCCCTCAGGTCAACCGAACACCAGGAGGAGGAATGGAGGGCGGCGCAGGAGGCCCAACAGAAGGAAGCAGAATAAACCTCACACCACATCAGAAACTCTCAGGACGACTCCTCTCACACTGCTGGAAACAGAGCCTTCACAAGGAGCCAGCTCCAGTTCCCCCGCTCCAAGTCAAGCAAGGACATCAGTGAGTCATAGAGAGAGCACAGCCTCAGTGCATGACGACAAGCTCTCCTCAATACCATCCTCTCCCCCCGCAACAAGGAGCAGCCTCCAGAGCGGAGCCAGACCGCTGCTCGAGAGCACGTCAGCATCTTTTCCAACGACCGCTCCAGGAGCAGGTCATGGAGAGACGACTGCTCAGACCGCCACGGGAATCTTAGAGATCACAGAGCTCAGTGTGACGCTCACATCCAGCACTCAGCAGACGGTTACAAGCAGCCCTCCTTCACCTGTCGAAccctcagaggaggaggaaacggGCGTGATGGGAGACTTTAGTCCTGTACCACCCTCTGACGAGTCCTCCAGCAGTCTGCAGGGTGTGAATGAAGTACAAACAGATGTGGAGCTGAATCAATCAGACCCTCCGTTTACTGATAAAGATGGAGAGATGCTTCCACCTCGATCCACCTCAGCATCTTCTCTGATCGAGCACGAAGCCAAGACAACCTCCAGTGgcttaaacacaacacagagcatGCTTCTTGTGGATTTGCACACAGAAGAGGTCACCACAAAGACCGCTACCGTTACTGCAACTTCTCCTCAGAGAGTTAAAGGCACAGTCAGTGACGTAGAGGCAGAGATGCCACTTCAGGGAGCTGCTGATGTAGGTATTAATGTCATTGCTTCAGTCACAACATCGTCCTCTCCTACTACTCTCAGGCCTGATGTGACAAACGCCACAACACCGTCCACAACACCATCCACAACACAATCCGAAACCAGCCCCTCGCTGAAGCCCACCACCAAAGAGGGACCAAGCCAGACCACCACCACTCCAGAGCCTCAGAGATCGTCTCACACACCCCTCAGGTTCCCTCCAACTCACCCCACACTGGATCCGTCTGCAGAGCCAACCTCTCCATCCCTCAAACCCACCACAGAGCAGACAATCAGTCCGACATCCTCCTCCGCCCAGACTACTGCTACAGCCCATACCGATGCATTCACGCAGAGACTGCTAACAAGCACTCTGGAAGACTCCAGAAGGAACCAGgtaccaggaccaggacctGTTCCAAGAGGGAAGCCAAGGATAATGAAAAGTAATTTCCAGACCGTCTCTGTGAGAGCAGAAACAGATGCTCAGCTTCCCTGTGAGGCCGAGGGTGAGCCAATGCCCTTCCTGTCGTGGACGAAGGTTTCCAGTGGTATGTATGAGTCAGTTTTATAactcagcagtgtgtgtgatgagtCCTCTTCATTCCAGTCCTAATGAAGACTTTTTTAAACCCTCTGTCTCACATTTGAcatccctcctctcctgcagggGCGAGTATAGCTCAGAGCACCAGGGTCCAGAGGTACGAGGTCCGTCCAAATGGGACGTTGATCATAAGGAACCTGCAGCCCTTGGACGGGGGCCAGTACCTGTGCAAGGTGCAGAACCAGTACGGCACAGACAACATGGTGGTGAACCTCGTGGTCCTGTCTCAGCATCCCCGCGTCCTCCAGCATCGGCACAGAGACGTCACGGTGCAGCTCGGGGCCAGAGTGGATCTGGACTGTAAAGTGGAGGGGCACCCCACACCCCGTGTCACATGGGTGTTCCCAAACCATGCCCACGTGCCAGCCGCCCCTTCTGGCGTTGTCCCTCAGCAGCGGGTGTCCGTGTGGAGTAACGGGACGCTCCAGATCAGCCAGGCCTCCTTCACAGACCGAGGGATCTATAAGTGCATCGGGAGCAGTGCAGCGGGAGCGGACACGGTCTCAGTCCGCCTCTACGTCTCAGCGTTCCCTCCTGTGATCCAGCAGACCCTTCACGAGAACACCACCCTCCCTGAAGGCAGCACTGCCTTCATCCACTGCACCGCCACAGGGACCCCTCAGCCCTCCATCCACTGGCTCACACCTGACGGAGTCCAGGTCCTCGCCTCTCAGTCTGTCACCGCCCGCAACCTCATCGTCTTCCCCAACGGGACCCTCAGCATACGAGCGCTGGGCTCAGGGAACGCCGGGAGGTACGAGTGCTCAGCCAGTAACACCCTGTCCTCCAGCAAGAGAACAGTGAACCTGAGCATACGGAGGAACCCCTCCTCCGCCAAGGCCACCATCACCTCGTCCTCCCCCCAGAGGACGGACGTGGTCTACGGAGGGAAGCTGCTGCTGGACTGCGTGGCAGCAGGAGAGCCGGCGCCTCGGATCATGTGGAGGACGCCCTCCAAGAAGCTGGTGGACGCTCAGTTCAGGTAAAGGAACCCACAGTTTTTAAATACTGATGCTCCTGAGGCTAGCTGCGGCTTACAGTCTGTGTCAGGGTACCCTCCAGGGTCTGCTTAGAGACCGGCTTTCATTAGTAGCTTAGAGCTTAAACTCACTGTCCTCTGAATCTTGTTTCTTGTCCCTGTGCAGCTTCGACCCCAGGATCAAGGTGTACCCTAACGGCTCCATAACTGTCCTCTCAGCGGTGGACACGGACAGCGGAGACTACCTGTGTGTGGCTCGTAACAAGATGGGAGACGACTACATCCAGCTGAAGGTTAACGTGCTGACCAGGCCGGCTAAGATCAAGCAGAAGCCGCAGCAGTCCAGTCAGGAGGTGGTGTATGGAGGAGACCTGAAGGTGGACTGCGTGGCCTCTGGTCTGCCAAACCCGGAGATCAGCTGGGCGCTGCCGGATGGCACCATGGTCAACCCGGTGAAGCAGAGGGACGGTGTTAGCGGCGGGCGCAGTCGAAGGTACGAACCAAAACTATAATCAGATTATTCCTCCTACGTTATTTTACAGATAATCTAACCTGAATGTGTTGAAGCAAAACAGGATTCTTTCATGAAGTCAAACCCTCAAATATCTCTGCAGTTTCTGCAAAGTTGAGAGTAAACAGAAACcacagaaacaccaaaacaGAGAGGGTGTGCCAGAGAAGAAACTAAAACAAGGTGCAGATCCtcagaaagagaaataaactGGGATTACATGGAACTGAGATGTTGATTCTTGTGAATTTGAATCAATGACAGCAAAGAAGGGGATTCATAAACCTTCATTTATCCACCTTTCCCATCTGATGCAACTTATGATTGAAACAGAAGGTCTGAGATTCAGAAAACAAATATCTAAAGCTTTCCTGCTTTCTGTTATTGAATCATAAACCGGAAATTAATCAACCAACGCTCAGTGACCTGCCCGAATCCCTCGTAGGATTTCATCCCCTCGCTCTGTGCTGCAGTGAAAGCTGAAGATTAATGACTCCTGACTTCTGGAGAAAATTACTCCAAGAACCAATTTTGGCGCGAGCTGCTACAAAGAAGAACTCCGACACGTCTCTGTGGCGTTTATAGCTTCCT from Notolabrus celidotus isolate fNotCel1 chromosome 24, fNotCel1.pri, whole genome shotgun sequence harbors:
- the mxra5a gene encoding immunoglobulin superfamily member 10; the protein is MDPLTLRVLQTLLVLVILPRAAPAPCPRSCSCPQPTEVHCTFRSLLAIPAAVPRQVERMNLGFNSITKISEKSLSGLRKLELLMVHGNDIHNVPDGAFRDLSSLQMLKMSYNKLTEINRHTLQGLWSLARLHLDHNRLEFIHPDSFQGLTSLRLVQLEGNRLQQLHPATFSTFTLMGHFHISTLRHLYLSDNQLTSLPSRLVATMPQLENLYLHGNPWTCDCNMKWFQDWFKTSSGVLKCKKDRALPGGQLCPMCSSPRHHQKKELQAVENLVCRSPIITSPHRTSAPDEVQTEVMTMEDFREPFGNISMGLSDEHGNEVDLECSISEPRELTRMDWEQVDQLHLVSNISFSVDLECSVSREKYERLWRLIAYYSSVPAHLQRGLLLRKDPHPTYVYRQDSEKDAQYYTGVKVNMMTQPDWLMQKSADLQLNRLQSSATVVKLILSSHVSEDVEAEMVRRQRRTWVMIQSTNTTRNVMSAILGRPTQMDCDVQSSGRAVIIWMLPDGSKLEALHSGPDSRVSVTSEGQLVFKTVSHSDAGAYYCIAKVHGDLAASPFYLTVQESSQSPPGDDTSVSSVEGFAGSSFSLPCTASGSPDAEVHWILPSSNIVSFRANSSRASVYPNGTLHISQSQISDSGSYKCVALNQHGVDTQAMKVTVNRRQGLVRPLRKFPARPQSASGVNTQIKVPTEDLEGSGDSAGAQVEASKSPSDAVRRRIPGGVIPGRRGVHPSRKVWRRPTVQRTPAGARDEDRKNIIESRRKTNVSKSKIDPEKWADILAKIRDRNAQNAATPTPERTVTEGGTTTPERTVTEEETTPERTLTEEGMTNEEEDGLEGSAEGLQEEEGQDVFTTTHTPNMQTNEDAAEDTHVTPDSSTPHDRTSNSWLTIQAAAEPHTTQTTYNVQHTARETNTDMHTTSNSVLFLPHTTSVPLHAVTVWQASLSRTLSVHEKLSTKTDVDGDTTADPSKASEERGDELSVSASADNDREDSLRGSEVISSVNPGESEPSREENAWTLRPLAPPHNDLSPQAMLTTASPTTTLTPPSARRRGSKGQAPSGQPNTRRRNGGRRRRPNRRKQNKPHTTSETLRTTPLTLLETEPSQGASSSSPAPSQARTSVSHRESTASVHDDKLSSIPSSPPATRSSLQSGARPLLESTSASFPTTAPGAGHGETTAQTATGILEITELSVTLTSSTQQTVTSSPPSPVEPSEEEETGVMGDFSPVPPSDESSSSLQGVNEVQTDVELNQSDPPFTDKDGEMLPPRSTSASSLIEHEAKTTSSGLNTTQSMLLVDLHTEEVTTKTATVTATSPQRVKGTVSDVEAEMPLQGAADVGINVIASVTTSSSPTTLRPDVTNATTPSTTPSTTQSETSPSLKPTTKEGPSQTTTTPEPQRSSHTPLRFPPTHPTLDPSAEPTSPSLKPTTEQTISPTSSSAQTTATAHTDAFTQRLLTSTLEDSRRNQVPGPGPVPRGKPRIMKSNFQTVSVRAETDAQLPCEAEGEPMPFLSWTKVSSGASIAQSTRVQRYEVRPNGTLIIRNLQPLDGGQYLCKVQNQYGTDNMVVNLVVLSQHPRVLQHRHRDVTVQLGARVDLDCKVEGHPTPRVTWVFPNHAHVPAAPSGVVPQQRVSVWSNGTLQISQASFTDRGIYKCIGSSAAGADTVSVRLYVSAFPPVIQQTLHENTTLPEGSTAFIHCTATGTPQPSIHWLTPDGVQVLASQSVTARNLIVFPNGTLSIRALGSGNAGRYECSASNTLSSSKRTVNLSIRRNPSSAKATITSSSPQRTDVVYGGKLLLDCVAAGEPAPRIMWRTPSKKLVDAQFSFDPRIKVYPNGSITVLSAVDTDSGDYLCVARNKMGDDYIQLKVNVLTRPAKIKQKPQQSSQEVVYGGDLKVDCVASGLPNPEISWALPDGTMVNPVKQRDGVSGGRSRRYVVFDNGTLFFNDVGIPEEGDYTCYAENQLGKDEMKVRVKVKVVASKPQIQNKEQRTIKVFYGETVTLRCNAKGDPLPSVTWISPTNRVISPALDKHQILDDGTLVVQKVQRFDGGNYTCLARNNAGQDHKVTKLEVLVTSPVINGLRGDTNTVQAAAVQDQRRMIDCVAKGKPSPRIMWVLPGNVILPAPYKSTRMTVHQNGTLEIHSPRRSDSGQLSCIARNEGGEVRLVVNLDVKELVERPQIRGPRTDSLSLTVGNAMILNCSFEGLTLPQVTWMLPNGTPLKSGARFSKFFHHPSGSLIITNPSVAEAGMYRCLGRNARGLAERIITLSPGRKPEIMNRYASPVSVVNGQTLLLHCSSSGEPLRLTWTLPSGVVLNRPQRAGRYAVLPNGTLAIQQVSVYDRGSYVCRAVNEYGSSMLSVSVIVIAFPPQITNGPPSMTYARRGVAVQLNCVATGIPRADVAWETPDKTRLAVSAQPRLFGNKYLHPQGSLIIQNPTQRDSGVYRCTARNAIGTDSKATFLNVF